A window of Salmo trutta chromosome 31, fSalTru1.1, whole genome shotgun sequence contains these coding sequences:
- the ednrba gene encoding endothelin receptor type B: MTKTLFICFPLVLLAGHLLVVTGQTNEPNQQVVLPSATQKPVVSGRESLARFNANVSAPRHMRPLPPMCSGPTEIRDTFKYINTVVSCLVFIVGIIGNFTLLRIIYKNKGMRNGPNILIASLALGDLLHIVIDIPINVYKLLAEDWPFGVGLCKLVPFVQKASVGITVLSLCALSIDRYRAVASWNRIKGIGVPKWTAIEIALIWLLSILLAVPEAIAFDMLAMDYKGEHLRICLLHPMQKSGFMSFYKSAKDWWLFSVYFCLPLAVTAVFYTLMTCEMLRKKNGVQITLSDHLKQRREVAKTVFCLVLVFALCWLPLHLSRILKLTIYDEKDPNRCELLSFFLVLDYIGINMASLNSCINPIALYMVSKRFKSCFRSCLCCWCLPAEMLIDEKQSCMKLKITDRASDQSNSRATNKYTSA; the protein is encoded by the exons ATGACGAAGACCTTGTTCATCTGTTTCCCGCTGGTTCTCCTGGCGGGACATCTCCTCGTGGTTACCGGACAAACCAACGAGCCCAACCAACAAGTAGTCCTGCCGTCCGCCACACAGAAACCAGTAGTCTCTGGTAGAGAGAGCCTGGCGAGGTTCAACGCCAATGTCTCCGCTCCTCGGCACATGCGGCCTTTACCGCCGATGTGCTCGGGGCCTACCGAGATCAGAGACACATTTAAGTACATCAACACTGTGGTATCGTGTCTCGTGTTCATAGTCGGTATTATCGGGAACTTCACGCTCCTAAGAATCATCTACAAGAACAAAGGCATGCGCAATGGCCCCAATATTCTCATCGCCAGCCTGGCGCTGGGAGACCTGCTGCACATTGTGATCGATATTCCCATCAATGTGTACAAG CTCCTAGCCGAGGATTGGCCGTTTGGTGTAGGTCTGTGTAAACTAGTGCCGTTTGTCCAGAAAGCTTCAGTGGGCATTACTGTGCTGAGCTTGTGTGCTCTGAGCATCGACAG GTACCGCGCGGTAGCCTCGTGGAACCGTATCAAGGGGATCGGTGTTCCCAAGTGGACGGCTATAGAGATCGCACTCATCTGGCTGCTGTCCATACTGCTGGCGGTCCCCGAGGCGATAGCCTTCGACATGCTCGCCATGGACTACAAGGGAGAGCACCTCCGCATCTGTCTGCTACACCCCATGCAGAAATCAGGCTTTATGAGC TTCTATAAGTCGGCTAAGGACTGGTGGCTGTTCAGTGTGTATTTCTGCCTGCCCCTGGCCGTTACCGCCGTCTTCTACACCCTGATGACTTGTGAGATGCTGAGGAAGAAGAACGGAGTCCAGATCACCCTGAGTGACCATCTCAAACAG aggcGTGAGGTGGCCAAGACCGTGTTCTGCCTGGTGCTGGTGTTTGCTCTATGCTGGCTGCCCCTCCATCTCAGCCGCATCCTCAAGCTCACCATCTATGACGAGAAGGACCCCAACCGCTGTGAACTGCTCAG tTTCTTCCTGGTTCTAGACTACATCGGGATCAACATGGCGTCTCTTAACTCCTGCATCAACCCCATCGCTCTCTACATGGTCAGCAAGCGTTTCAAGAGCTGCTTCAGg TCATGCCTGTGTTGCTGGTGTCTGCCAGCGGAGATGTTGATTGATGAGAAGCAGTCCTGTATGAAGCTCAAAATCACAGACCGGGCCTCCGACCAGAGCAACTCACGTGCTACTAACAAGTACACTTCAGCATGA